One Orrella dioscoreae genomic window carries:
- a CDS encoding cysteine dioxygenase family protein, whose amino-acid sequence MPDTSCSLAPLRAFVMDMAALLARQPDEPALLREGGHLLGRLVARDDWLPDACAQPHPERYTQYLLHADSAERFSVVSFVWGPGQHTPVHDHTVWGLIGMLRGGEYSQPYRLDGAGQLAEDGPAVLLAPGQVEPVSPRVGDIHQVRNAHEDKVSISIHVYGANIGAVRRSVYAPDGTRKPFISGYSNETLPNIWDLSKAS is encoded by the coding sequence ATGCCAGATACGTCCTGTTCCCTCGCGCCCCTGCGGGCCTTCGTCATGGACATGGCCGCGCTGCTCGCACGCCAGCCGGACGAACCCGCGCTGCTGCGCGAAGGCGGCCACCTGCTGGGCCGCCTGGTGGCCCGTGACGACTGGCTGCCCGACGCCTGTGCGCAGCCTCACCCCGAGCGCTACACCCAGTACCTGCTGCATGCCGATTCCGCCGAGCGCTTCTCGGTGGTGAGCTTCGTATGGGGCCCCGGCCAGCACACGCCCGTGCATGACCACACCGTGTGGGGGCTCATCGGCATGCTGCGCGGCGGGGAATATTCCCAGCCCTACCGCCTCGACGGCGCCGGGCAACTGGCCGAAGACGGGCCGGCGGTGCTGCTCGCGCCCGGCCAGGTCGAACCCGTCTCGCCCCGCGTGGGCGACATCCATCAGGTGCGCAACGCCCACGAAGACAAGGTGTCCATCAGCATCCATGTCTATGGCGCCAACATCGGCGCGGTGCGCCGATCGGTCTATGCGCCCGATGGCACCCGCAAGCCTTTCATCTCCGGCTATTCCAACGAGACCCTGCCCAACATCTGGGACCTTTCCAAAGCGTCGTGA
- a CDS encoding DUF808 domain-containing protein: protein MAGSSFFALFDDIALLLDDVAAMSKVALKKSAGVLGDDLALNAQQVTGVPVNRELPVVWAVAKGSLINKAILVPAALLISAFSPWLVTPLLMLGGAFLCYEGFEKVMHRFLHAKDSDHAARVKALQDPDVDIVAFEKTKIKGAIRTDFILSAEIIAIALGAVAGASLLTQALVLSSIALLVTVGVYALVAGIVRLDDWGIALSQRGSAFSQRLGRGIVAAAPYLMKTLSIVGTAAMFMVGGAILVHGVPVIAHAVEAVVAAVGTSGLVQGAVGILLEAGVGVVAGGIIVGVVVIAKKMLGRGD, encoded by the coding sequence ATGGCAGGCAGCAGTTTCTTTGCGCTCTTCGACGACATTGCGTTGCTGCTGGACGACGTGGCGGCCATGAGCAAGGTCGCGCTCAAGAAATCGGCGGGTGTATTGGGCGATGACCTGGCCCTGAACGCGCAGCAGGTCACCGGCGTTCCGGTCAACCGCGAACTGCCCGTCGTCTGGGCGGTGGCCAAGGGCTCGCTCATCAACAAGGCCATCCTGGTGCCCGCCGCGCTGCTGATCAGCGCCTTTTCGCCGTGGCTGGTGACACCGCTGTTGATGCTGGGCGGCGCCTTTCTTTGCTATGAAGGCTTCGAGAAGGTCATGCACAGGTTCCTGCACGCCAAGGACAGTGACCACGCCGCGCGCGTGAAGGCCTTGCAGGACCCCGACGTGGATATCGTTGCCTTCGAGAAGACCAAGATCAAGGGCGCGATCAGAACAGACTTCATCCTGTCGGCGGAAATCATCGCCATCGCCTTGGGCGCCGTCGCCGGCGCAAGCCTGCTGACGCAGGCGCTGGTGCTCTCCAGCATTGCGCTGCTGGTAACGGTGGGCGTCTACGCCCTGGTGGCCGGCATCGTCCGGCTGGACGACTGGGGCATTGCCCTGAGCCAGCGCGGCTCGGCATTCAGCCAGCGTCTGGGCCGCGGCATCGTCGCCGCAGCGCCTTATCTGATGAAGACGCTGTCCATCGTGGGCACGGCCGCGATGTTCATGGTGGGTGGCGCGATCCTGGTGCACGGCGTGCCCGTCATTGCTCATGCCGTTGAAGCGGTGGTTGCGGCGGTCGGGACTAGCGGCCTGGTGCAAGGCGCCGTCGGCATCCTGCTGGAAGCCGGAGTGGGGGTCGTGGCCGGCGGGATCATCGTCGGCGTGGTGGTGATCGCGAAGAAAATGCTGGGACGGGGCGACTGA
- the ssb gene encoding single-stranded DNA-binding protein, translating to MASVNKVIIVGNLGRDPEVRYSPDGAAICNVSLATTSQWKDKNSGEKREETEWHRVVFYNRLAEIAGEYLKKGRSVYVEGRLKTRKWTDKENIERYTTEIVADQMQMLGGREGGGGGEGGGYGGGESSAPRQRPQQSAPAPRPAAQPSSPAATNLADMDDDIPF from the coding sequence ATGGCATCGGTCAACAAGGTCATCATCGTGGGCAACCTGGGGCGCGACCCCGAAGTGCGCTACAGCCCCGACGGCGCAGCGATCTGCAACGTGTCGCTGGCCACCACCAGCCAGTGGAAGGACAAGAACAGCGGCGAAAAGCGCGAAGAGACGGAATGGCACCGTGTCGTCTTCTATAACCGCCTGGCCGAAATCGCCGGCGAATACCTGAAGAAGGGCCGCTCGGTCTACGTCGAAGGCCGCCTGAAGACGCGCAAGTGGACCGACAAGGAAAACATCGAGCGCTACACCACCGAAATCGTGGCTGACCAGATGCAGATGCTGGGTGGCCGCGAAGGCGGCGGCGGCGGTGAGGGCGGTGGTTACGGCGGTGGCGAATCGTCGGCGCCGCGCCAGCGTCCGCAGCAGTCGGCACCGGCGCCCCGCCCGGCGGCGCAGCCCAGCTCGCCCGCGGCGACGAATCTGGCCGATATGGACGACGATATTCCGTTCTGA
- a CDS encoding alpha/beta hydrolase, translating into MRNPLCLPWARMARCLAVPLVVILALAGCSGTQVLNALASSNTYTLQADVPYGPEPRHRLDIYLPTRPAATPAPVVVFFYGGTWREGSRKDYLFVGEALASRGIMAVVADYQLYPAVTYPSFLHDSAKAVAWTARHIAGLGGDPNKLFVMGHSAGGYNAAMVALDPRWLGAEGLSPGILAGWLGLAGPYDFLPIENPDVMPVFSFPGTPTDSQPINHASAQAPRTFLRAGTGDTAVEPQRNTMQLARLLGEAGVKVDFRLYSGVGHVMMAGSLAWPLRAWAPVLDDVSAFVLAPP; encoded by the coding sequence GTGCGAAACCCCCTGTGCCTGCCCTGGGCCAGAATGGCCAGATGCCTGGCCGTCCCGCTGGTGGTGATCCTGGCGCTGGCCGGCTGCTCGGGCACCCAGGTGCTGAACGCCCTCGCCTCTTCCAATACCTACACGCTGCAGGCCGACGTGCCCTACGGCCCCGAGCCCAGGCACCGGCTGGACATCTACCTGCCCACCCGGCCCGCGGCCACGCCCGCGCCGGTGGTGGTGTTCTTCTACGGCGGCACCTGGCGCGAGGGTTCGCGCAAGGATTACCTCTTCGTGGGCGAAGCGCTGGCCTCACGCGGGATCATGGCGGTGGTCGCCGATTACCAGCTCTATCCCGCCGTCACGTATCCCAGCTTCCTGCACGATTCGGCCAAGGCGGTGGCCTGGACGGCGCGCCACATCGCCGGCCTGGGCGGCGACCCCAACAAGCTGTTCGTGATGGGCCACAGCGCGGGCGGCTACAACGCGGCCATGGTGGCGCTGGACCCGCGCTGGCTGGGCGCCGAGGGCCTGAGCCCGGGCATCCTGGCCGGCTGGCTGGGACTGGCCGGCCCCTATGATTTCCTGCCCATCGAAAACCCGGACGTCATGCCCGTGTTTTCCTTCCCGGGCACGCCGACCGACTCGCAACCCATCAACCACGCCAGCGCCCAGGCGCCGCGCACCTTCCTGCGCGCGGGCACCGGCGACACGGCGGTGGAACCGCAACGCAACACCATGCAGCTGGCAAGGCTGCTGGGCGAGGCAGGCGTGAAGGTGGATTTCCGGCTGTATTCGGGCGTGGGGCACGTGATGATGGCCGGCTCGCTGGCCTGGCCCTTGCGCGCCTGGGCGCCAGTGCTGGACGACGTGTCAGCCTTCGTGCTGGCGCCGCCTTGA
- a CDS encoding phosphodiesterase produces the protein MKFIHLTDTHLVADGGELYGTNPKQRLRQAIAHLLARQPDAEAVVVTGDLTHHGHAQAYAHLRECLSALTLPVYPILGNHDSRVVFKEYFPGVAQDEHGFIQYSVDFGSHLALFLDTNEPGVHWGVYCETRAAWLRARLAETDRPVLLFMHHPFFPIGIPSMDFLSLRDPAPLLAAIAGHEARIRHVFFGHIHRPICGQYRGMGYSTLRGTNHQVALDLHGSAQCIIGSHEQPQYAVVQVDAEQLLIHVEDYLDCDRQFLLHEMRDGAAGLK, from the coding sequence ATGAAGTTCATCCACTTGACTGACACCCATCTGGTCGCCGACGGCGGCGAGCTGTACGGCACCAACCCCAAGCAGCGCCTGCGGCAGGCCATCGCGCATCTGCTTGCGCGCCAGCCCGACGCCGAGGCGGTCGTGGTGACGGGCGACCTGACCCACCACGGCCACGCGCAAGCCTATGCGCATCTGCGCGAATGCCTGTCTGCCCTGACACTGCCGGTCTATCCGATCCTGGGCAACCACGACAGCCGCGTCGTCTTCAAGGAATATTTTCCCGGGGTGGCGCAGGACGAACACGGGTTCATCCAGTATTCGGTGGATTTCGGCAGCCACCTCGCGCTGTTCCTGGATACCAACGAGCCCGGCGTCCACTGGGGCGTGTACTGCGAGACGCGCGCGGCGTGGCTGCGGGCGCGTCTGGCGGAAACGGACAGGCCGGTGCTGCTCTTCATGCACCACCCGTTCTTCCCGATCGGCATTCCCAGCATGGATTTCCTGTCGCTGCGCGATCCTGCGCCGCTGCTCGCGGCCATCGCCGGCCACGAGGCGCGTATCCGCCACGTGTTCTTCGGCCATATCCACCGGCCGATCTGCGGGCAGTATCGCGGCATGGGCTATTCCACGCTGCGCGGCACGAACCACCAGGTTGCACTGGACCTGCACGGGTCGGCGCAATGCATCATCGGCAGCCATGAGCAGCCTCAGTATGCCGTCGTGCAGGTGGATGCGGAACAGTTGCTGATCCACGTCGAGGACTACCTGGACTGCGACCGCCAGTTCCTGCTGCACGAGATGCGGGATGGCGCGGCGGGCCTGAAATAG
- a CDS encoding ABC transporter substrate-binding protein, producing MQSKFLSGLLAGLSLLCGTAQAAKIELVVDYPYPDMFNAVHAQIAQRFTEKFPDYTVKFRAPTPDYEVAAQQALRQAVTRQLADVSFQGLNRQRVFVDRGIAVDLTPFIQAEKGWDASGYSPALMSLGQINGMQAGIGFSLSTPIVYYNMDLLAKAGASADALPRTWDDIIALADKSREANPGTNGLHFDWEITGNWLWQSIVFSKGGTMLDATETKVAFDGEAGKSSIAQMGRMVEHGTMQNLTYKEASQLFAAGKLAVLSSSTSRLGVIEKQIGGRFKMVTGYFPTYGKEARVPAGGNVAMMFAKDPARQKAAWEYIKFVTGPEGATLMTKGTGYFPANTLPVDDPAMLKGYYDTNPNQYTAVRQLPWLTGWYAFPGENGLKITDVINDHLQTVFDKSVAPQAALDAMTRDVQALLGK from the coding sequence ATGCAATCCAAGTTTCTGTCCGGCCTCCTGGCAGGCCTCTCGCTGCTGTGCGGCACGGCCCAGGCGGCCAAGATCGAGCTCGTCGTGGACTACCCGTATCCGGACATGTTCAATGCCGTGCATGCGCAGATCGCCCAGCGCTTCACCGAGAAGTTCCCTGACTACACGGTGAAGTTCCGCGCGCCCACGCCGGACTACGAGGTCGCGGCGCAACAGGCCCTGCGCCAGGCCGTGACCCGCCAACTGGCCGACGTGTCCTTCCAGGGACTGAATCGCCAGCGTGTGTTCGTGGATCGCGGCATCGCGGTCGACCTGACGCCTTTCATCCAGGCTGAAAAAGGCTGGGACGCCAGCGGCTACAGCCCCGCGCTGATGTCGCTGGGGCAGATCAACGGCATGCAGGCCGGCATCGGCTTCTCGCTTTCCACGCCCATCGTCTACTACAACATGGATCTGCTGGCCAAGGCCGGCGCCAGCGCCGATGCGCTGCCCAGGACCTGGGACGACATCATCGCGCTGGCCGACAAGTCACGCGAGGCCAATCCCGGCACCAACGGGCTCCACTTCGACTGGGAGATCACCGGCAACTGGCTGTGGCAGTCCATCGTGTTTTCCAAGGGCGGCACCATGCTGGATGCCACCGAAACGAAAGTCGCCTTCGACGGCGAAGCCGGTAAATCCTCCATCGCGCAGATGGGCCGGATGGTCGAACACGGCACCATGCAGAACCTGACCTACAAGGAAGCCAGCCAGCTCTTCGCGGCAGGCAAGCTCGCCGTGCTCTCGTCGTCGACCTCGCGCCTGGGCGTCATCGAGAAACAGATCGGCGGCAGGTTCAAGATGGTGACGGGCTACTTCCCCACCTATGGCAAGGAGGCGCGCGTGCCCGCCGGCGGCAACGTCGCCATGATGTTCGCCAAGGACCCGGCGCGCCAGAAGGCCGCCTGGGAGTACATCAAGTTCGTCACGGGGCCGGAAGGCGCGACCCTGATGACGAAGGGCACGGGCTATTTCCCCGCCAATACGCTGCCGGTCGACGACCCTGCGATGCTCAAGGGCTATTACGATACCAATCCCAACCAGTACACCGCCGTGCGCCAGTTGCCGTGGCTGACGGGCTGGTACGCCTTCCCGGGCGAGAACGGCCTGAAGATCACCGACGTCATCAACGATCACCTGCAGACCGTGTTCGACAAGTCGGTGGCGCCGCAAGCCGCGCTCGACGCCATGACGCGCGACGTCCAGGCGCTGCTGGGCAAGTAG
- a CDS encoding carbohydrate ABC transporter permease, which yields MASPLHPSLAWRLFRHVVLLAGSAVFVLPFVWMLSTSLKPADEIFRDGFHLLPQQWAAVENYTRALTQVPLLRYLFNGVVVCAGILVLQILVSLPAAYCFAKLRFRGKRLAWGLVMLSLMIPFQATAIPLYILLYQVGLLDTTAALILPFIASGFGIFLMRQFFLGVPDDLIHAARLDGMGEFELVWRVMMPAAMPALIAFSIFSVVWHWNDYFWPLLVINTTDLATPPLGTMFFRNEEAGTDYGPLMAGTVIITLPLLLFFLSAQKRFIEGVTLSGVKG from the coding sequence ATGGCATCTCCCCTGCACCCTTCATTGGCCTGGCGGCTCTTCCGTCACGTGGTGCTGCTTGCCGGCAGCGCTGTCTTCGTGCTGCCCTTCGTGTGGATGCTGTCCACCTCGCTCAAGCCCGCCGACGAGATCTTCCGCGATGGCTTTCACCTGCTGCCGCAGCAATGGGCCGCCGTGGAGAACTACACCCGCGCGCTGACCCAGGTGCCGCTGCTGCGCTATCTGTTCAACGGCGTGGTGGTCTGCGCCGGCATCCTCGTCCTGCAGATCCTCGTGTCGCTGCCCGCGGCCTATTGCTTCGCCAAGCTGAGGTTTCGCGGCAAGCGGCTGGCCTGGGGCCTGGTGATGCTGTCGCTGATGATTCCGTTCCAGGCGACCGCGATCCCGCTCTACATCCTGCTCTACCAGGTCGGGTTGCTGGACACCACCGCCGCGCTGATCCTCCCCTTCATCGCCTCGGGCTTCGGCATCTTCCTCATGCGCCAGTTCTTCCTGGGCGTGCCCGACGACCTGATCCATGCCGCGCGGCTGGACGGCATGGGCGAGTTCGAGCTGGTCTGGCGCGTCATGATGCCGGCCGCCATGCCCGCGCTGATCGCGTTCTCGATCTTCTCCGTGGTCTGGCACTGGAATGATTATTTCTGGCCCTTGCTGGTCATCAACACCACGGATCTCGCCACGCCGCCGCTGGGCACCATGTTCTTCAGGAACGAGGAAGCCGGCACGGACTATGGCCCTCTCATGGCAGGCACGGTCATCATCACCCTGCCGTTGCTGTTGTTCTTTCTGTCGGCGCAGAAGCGCTTCATCGAAGGCGTCACCCTTTCGGGTGTCAAAGGTTGA
- a CDS encoding carbohydrate ABC transporter permease: protein MRIKPLQVSLLLGPSLVLTLLLLVLPLAVVALMSLTDWQFGAANWNWVGLGNYVDLWNDDTFRKSFANTVYYLVVVSVGAIVVGLGAALLIESHHTWRGFYRTAFFMPVASTLIAMAVVWQFLMHPAAGFLNHALGWFGAAPRNWLKDYSLALPSLAAIGIWQMSGLALVMFLAGLKNIPAELRHASLLDGMRHPVDRFLRVTLPMLGPTLLFVVTVCGIRSLQVFDTVHALTQGGPNKSTEVLLHTIYAEGFGFFRMGYAAAMVVVFVACIAVLTLLQQAGMATTRTQD, encoded by the coding sequence ATGCGCATCAAGCCCTTGCAAGTCTCCCTGCTGCTGGGCCCCAGCCTGGTGCTGACGCTGTTGCTGCTCGTGCTGCCGCTGGCCGTCGTTGCGCTGATGTCGCTGACCGACTGGCAGTTCGGCGCCGCCAACTGGAACTGGGTGGGACTGGGCAACTATGTGGACCTGTGGAATGACGACACGTTCCGCAAGAGCTTCGCCAACACCGTGTACTACCTCGTGGTGGTGTCCGTGGGCGCGATCGTGGTGGGCCTGGGCGCGGCCTTGTTGATCGAATCGCATCACACCTGGCGAGGGTTCTATCGCACGGCCTTCTTCATGCCGGTGGCCTCGACGCTCATCGCGATGGCTGTCGTGTGGCAGTTCCTGATGCACCCGGCCGCCGGCTTCCTGAACCATGCGCTGGGCTGGTTCGGCGCGGCCCCGCGCAACTGGCTGAAGGATTACAGCCTGGCGCTGCCTTCGCTGGCAGCCATCGGCATCTGGCAGATGTCCGGCCTGGCGCTGGTGATGTTCCTGGCCGGCCTGAAGAACATTCCCGCCGAGCTGCGCCACGCCAGCCTGCTCGATGGCATGCGCCATCCGGTGGACCGCTTCCTGCGGGTGACGCTGCCCATGCTCGGGCCGACCTTGCTTTTCGTCGTGACCGTGTGCGGCATCCGTTCGCTGCAGGTTTTCGACACCGTGCATGCCCTGACCCAGGGCGGCCCGAACAAATCCACCGAAGTGCTGCTGCACACGATCTACGCCGAGGGCTTCGGTTTCTTCCGCATGGGCTACGCCGCCGCCATGGTGGTGGTGTTCGTGGCTTGCATCGCGGTGCTGACGCTGCTCCAGCAGGCCGGCATGGCGACGACAAGGACGCAAGACTGA
- a CDS encoding ABC transporter ATP-binding protein, producing the protein MSDIVLDRISKAYDGTTVLDALSLTIRDGEFLTLLGASGCGKSTLLKLLAGLEQPDAGTLRKGNVDVLAQSPGERDCAMVFQSYALYPHMTVGDNICTPLHMRSLGFAQRLPGARWLSPATRRALREAREQGRQVAATLGIEHLWSRKPAQLSGGQRQRVALARAMVRRPSLFLFDEPLSNLDANLRQSLRSEIRQLHDKLGVTFVYVTHDQHEAMSMSDRVAVMKGGRILQLGTPQEIYHTPRHAEVAAFVGAPRINFLAVTPDAAGRPCLQGQPLDERFPAQAARLAFRPHAASLAPAPHSLAVRGTVALVEFTGAECMVTLTMACGTKVVAVLDAQATARPGDALSLHVPLAAWHAFDAQGNSLAAGAAALPLAA; encoded by the coding sequence ATGAGTGACATCGTCCTGGACCGGATCAGCAAGGCCTACGACGGCACGACCGTGCTCGATGCGCTTTCGCTGACCATCCGTGATGGCGAATTCCTGACCCTGCTGGGCGCATCGGGCTGCGGCAAGTCGACGCTGCTCAAGCTCCTGGCGGGCCTGGAGCAGCCGGACGCGGGCACGCTGCGCAAGGGGAACGTCGACGTGCTTGCGCAGTCGCCGGGCGAACGCGATTGCGCCATGGTCTTCCAATCCTATGCGCTCTACCCGCACATGACCGTGGGCGACAACATCTGCACGCCGCTCCATATGCGCAGCCTGGGTTTCGCGCAGCGCTTGCCGGGCGCGCGCTGGCTCAGCCCGGCCACGCGGCGTGCCTTGCGCGAGGCGCGCGAACAAGGCCGCCAGGTCGCGGCCACGCTGGGCATCGAGCACCTGTGGTCGCGCAAGCCCGCGCAACTCTCGGGGGGGCAGCGCCAGCGCGTCGCCCTGGCGCGCGCCATGGTGCGGCGGCCGTCGCTCTTCCTGTTCGACGAACCGCTCTCGAACCTGGATGCGAACCTGCGCCAATCGCTGCGCAGCGAGATCCGCCAGCTGCATGACAAGCTGGGCGTCACCTTCGTCTACGTGACGCACGACCAGCACGAAGCCATGTCCATGTCGGACCGCGTGGCGGTGATGAAAGGCGGCCGCATCCTGCAACTGGGCACACCGCAGGAGATCTACCACACGCCCCGGCACGCCGAGGTCGCGGCGTTCGTGGGCGCCCCGCGCATCAACTTCCTGGCGGTGACGCCCGATGCGGCAGGCCGTCCCTGCCTGCAAGGCCAGCCGCTGGATGAACGATTTCCCGCCCAGGCGGCGCGGCTGGCGTTCCGGCCGCACGCCGCGTCCCTGGCGCCCGCGCCGCACAGTCTCGCGGTGCGGGGCACCGTTGCGCTGGTGGAGTTCACGGGCGCCGAATGCATGGTGACGCTGACGATGGCTTGCGGCACGAAAGTGGTGGCGGTGCTGGACGCGCAGGCCACGGCAAGGCCTGGGGATGCGTTGAGCCTGCATGTGCCGTTGGCAGCCTGGCATGCCTTCGACGCGCAGGGCAACAGCCTGGCGGCCGGCGCCGCGGCGCTGCCGCTGGCCGCGTAG
- a CDS encoding HAD family hydrolase has translation MTPLHAYDTIIFDLDGTLLDTWPSLLRAVHHVTAPGATLDPAALRHMLSQGIDAMFALAARQSTQGGAQARQAQADMARHYGAHTLLEALPYPGTSRLLHALADAGYRLALCTNRDRASTLALLARQDWLARFALVHCLDDGLPPKPDPAAPTALLARLACAPAQALFVGDSHVDAQCADRAGISFAAHLGGYHAVPEDLDPAVFRYDDAHDLTQWLARQPAAAMETEHE, from the coding sequence ATGACACCGCTACATGCTTACGACACGATCATTTTCGATCTGGACGGCACCTTGCTGGACACCTGGCCCAGCCTCCTGCGTGCCGTCCATCACGTGACGGCGCCGGGCGCCACGCTCGATCCCGCGGCGCTGCGCCACATGCTCAGCCAGGGCATCGACGCCATGTTCGCCCTGGCGGCGCGCCAATCGACGCAAGGTGGCGCACAGGCTCGCCAGGCCCAGGCGGACATGGCACGGCATTACGGCGCGCACACCTTGCTGGAGGCCCTGCCCTATCCAGGGACGAGCCGTCTGCTGCACGCCTTGGCGGATGCTGGTTACCGCCTGGCGCTTTGCACCAACCGCGACCGTGCCTCGACGCTGGCCTTGCTGGCCCGGCAAGACTGGCTGGCGCGCTTCGCGCTGGTCCATTGCCTGGACGATGGCCTGCCGCCCAAACCCGACCCGGCGGCGCCGACTGCCTTGCTGGCGCGCCTTGCCTGCGCGCCGGCACAGGCGCTTTTCGTGGGGGACTCGCACGTCGACGCGCAATGCGCGGATCGTGCGGGCATCTCGTTCGCCGCGCACCTGGGCGGCTATCACGCCGTGCCGGAAGACCTCGACCCTGCCGTCTTCCGCTACGACGACGCGCACGACCTGACGCAGTGGCTGGCCCGCCAGCCTGCCGCCGCGATGGAGACGGAACATGAGTGA
- a CDS encoding DeoR/GlpR family DNA-binding transcription regulator produces MLKIERQQRILALMQETNAVTVRDLAQAFSISPITVRRDLLELGEKGLLARTHGGAVASTEVLAEGNARYEMYNYAERHHQQSAEKAAIAECAAQYISDGDSILINAGTTAHALAQALRGHQDLHVITNGLTVAAAAGQSRLAHVYVLAGRLDTRKQATIERADNDTLSGIQIREAFLGVHAVSAAGIFMRDSEDAAMNRAFISAASRATVLADHTKLKAYASFRICAWDNVQRLVTDPGADPDVVAAIRAQGVDVVISG; encoded by the coding sequence ATGCTCAAAATCGAACGCCAGCAGCGCATTCTCGCGCTCATGCAGGAAACCAATGCGGTCACGGTGCGCGATCTGGCGCAGGCCTTCTCGATTTCGCCCATCACGGTCCGCCGCGATCTGCTGGAACTGGGAGAGAAAGGTTTGCTGGCACGCACGCATGGCGGCGCGGTCGCCTCCACCGAGGTGCTGGCCGAAGGCAATGCCCGCTATGAGATGTACAACTATGCCGAGCGGCATCATCAGCAGTCGGCTGAAAAAGCCGCCATCGCGGAATGCGCGGCCCAATACATCTCGGACGGCGACAGCATCCTCATCAATGCCGGCACCACCGCGCATGCCCTGGCGCAGGCGCTGCGCGGCCACCAGGACCTGCACGTGATCACCAACGGCCTGACCGTCGCCGCGGCGGCGGGCCAGAGCCGCCTTGCGCATGTCTACGTGCTGGCCGGCCGGCTCGACACGCGCAAGCAGGCCACGATAGAGCGGGCAGACAACGACACGCTGTCGGGCATCCAGATCCGGGAAGCTTTCCTTGGCGTGCACGCGGTATCGGCGGCCGGGATTTTCATGCGCGACAGCGAGGATGCCGCCATGAACCGCGCCTTCATCTCGGCCGCCAGCCGCGCCACGGTCCTTGCGGACCACACGAAGCTCAAGGCCTATGCCAGCTTCCGCATCTGCGCGTGGGACAACGTGCAGCGCCTGGTCACCGACCCGGGGGCGGACCCGGACGTGGTCGCGGCGATCCGCGCCCAGGGCGTGGACGTGGTGATCAGCGGATAG
- a CDS encoding MFS transporter, producing the protein MSAPPTIKMTSDERRASVALAGLFACRMLGLFLLLPVFAVAAQGLPGGDDPKRVGLALGMYGLTQAFMQIPFGLASDRWGRRPVILAGLALFIGGSVVCALADDVFWITIGRAIQGAGAISAAITAWLADATRPEVRTRAMAMVGGSIGLSFAVSLVLAPVLVGWGGLGGLFWVIACLGVASVVVVLTLVPVVPRAAPVGEPARMREVLLHGDLLRLNFGVFCLHFIQIALFVVMPALLARVGSLAPQALWQVYLPVILGSFVLMVPIIFAAEKRRAHKQALLGAVAGLVVVCALLPWASGGFTALALALTGFFVMFNVLEALQPSLVSRTAPPEFKGLALGFYNTAQAAGLFTGGVTGGWLASRGGPDAVFLAAAGVAAAWLAVTWALRKPG; encoded by the coding sequence ATGTCGGCTCCACCCACCATCAAGATGACATCCGACGAGCGCCGCGCCAGCGTGGCGCTGGCGGGCCTGTTCGCCTGCCGGATGCTGGGCCTCTTCCTGCTGCTGCCGGTCTTCGCCGTGGCGGCGCAGGGCCTGCCCGGCGGGGACGATCCCAAACGCGTGGGCCTGGCCCTGGGCATGTACGGCCTGACCCAGGCCTTCATGCAGATCCCTTTCGGCCTGGCCTCCGACCGCTGGGGGCGGCGCCCCGTCATCCTGGCCGGGCTGGCGCTCTTCATCGGCGGCAGCGTCGTCTGTGCGCTGGCCGATGATGTCTTCTGGATCACCATCGGCCGCGCCATCCAGGGCGCCGGCGCCATCTCGGCGGCCATCACCGCCTGGCTGGCCGACGCCACCCGCCCCGAGGTGCGCACCCGCGCCATGGCGATGGTGGGCGGCTCCATTGGCCTGTCCTTCGCGGTGTCGCTGGTGCTGGCGCCCGTGCTGGTCGGCTGGGGCGGCCTGGGCGGTCTCTTCTGGGTGATCGCCTGCCTGGGGGTGGCCAGCGTGGTCGTCGTGCTGACGCTGGTGCCCGTCGTGCCGCGCGCCGCGCCGGTGGGCGAGCCCGCGCGCATGCGCGAAGTGCTGCTGCATGGCGACCTGCTGCGCCTGAACTTCGGCGTCTTCTGCCTGCACTTCATCCAGATCGCGCTCTTCGTCGTCATGCCGGCCCTGCTGGCGCGCGTGGGCAGCCTGGCGCCGCAGGCGCTGTGGCAGGTCTACCTGCCCGTCATCCTGGGGTCCTTCGTCTTGATGGTGCCCATCATCTTCGCCGCCGAGAAGCGCCGCGCGCACAAGCAGGCCCTGCTGGGCGCCGTGGCGGGGCTGGTCGTGGTCTGCGCGCTGCTGCCCTGGGCCAGCGGCGGTTTCACGGCGCTGGCGCTGGCGCTCACGGGCTTCTTCGTCATGTTCAACGTGCTGGAGGCCCTGCAGCCTTCGCTGGTGTCGCGCACCGCGCCGCCCGAGTTCAAGGGCCTGGCCCTGGGCTTCTACAACACCGCCCAGGCCGCGGGCCTGTTCACGGGCGGCGTCACCGGCGGCTGGCTGGCCTCGCGCGGCGGCCCGGACGCCGTCTTCCTGGCGGCAGCGGGCGTGGCCGCGGCGTGGCTGGCCGTGACCTGGGCGCTGCGCAAGCCGGGTTGA